In one window of Methanosarcina vacuolata Z-761 DNA:
- the cooS gene encoding anaerobic carbon-monoxide dehydrogenase catalytic subunit, with protein MDKERISYHESVLNMYERIKKDGMTNVWDRYEAQGMGGNPDKRCAFCMGGVRCDLCSNGPCRSDAAKDKRGVCGITADGMAMRMMLLRNVMGASTYHYHTDQTIRTLKETARGNTPYTIREPEKLRTFASRLGLKTEGSDSEVALRLCEFVEKEFNKPAYEPSQIVEFLAPPERKEKWRALDIFPGGIYGEMMLSTSSCLTNVDGYYASLALKAMRLGIAMGYQSQIVNEYCQDILFGIPSPHTMRVDLGVLDPEYVNVLPNGHEPFIGFAMVQLARKPEWQEKAKTAGAKGLRVIASIETGQEMIQRWEEDNAFYGFTGNWISQEAVFASGSVDLFAADMNCSLPVAPLYAEKYNFKLMPVSELVAFEGIEERLNYNPTEAEKQAAQLLDMAIENFKKRKSSIESVSKLPMKEAVVGFSNESILAALGGSFDPLLDAIKNGAIKGIVGMVSCTTLRDYGQDVHSVAVVKELIKRNILVLSLGCGNGAMQVAGLCIPEAREFAGDSLKAVCKALGIPPVLSFGTCTDTGRLADLLGAISGALGGVPVPDLPVAAAAPEYMEQKATIDAIFALALGLYTYVNPVPTVTGAPNLVKLLTEDCREVTGGVMNVEKDAVKAVDGIEQHIMEKRKKLGI; from the coding sequence ATGGACAAAGAAAGAATTTCTTATCACGAATCTGTTCTGAATATGTACGAGCGGATAAAAAAAGATGGGATGACAAATGTCTGGGACCGCTACGAAGCCCAGGGTATGGGAGGAAATCCGGACAAAAGATGTGCTTTCTGTATGGGAGGAGTACGCTGCGACCTGTGTTCCAACGGACCATGCCGTTCGGATGCTGCGAAAGACAAAAGAGGAGTATGCGGAATCACTGCCGATGGTATGGCGATGCGGATGATGCTTCTCAGAAATGTAATGGGAGCTTCTACTTACCACTATCATACGGACCAGACCATCAGGACTTTGAAGGAAACTGCCAGAGGCAACACTCCTTACACAATAAGGGAACCTGAAAAGTTAAGGACGTTTGCAAGCCGGCTGGGGCTCAAAACCGAAGGGTCTGACTCAGAAGTTGCTCTTCGCCTCTGTGAGTTTGTAGAAAAGGAGTTTAACAAACCTGCCTACGAACCGAGCCAGATTGTTGAGTTCCTCGCCCCTCCCGAAAGAAAAGAAAAGTGGAGAGCACTGGACATATTTCCAGGCGGAATCTACGGGGAGATGATGCTTTCCACAAGCTCCTGCCTGACAAATGTGGATGGGTATTATGCGAGCCTGGCACTAAAAGCCATGCGCCTGGGAATTGCAATGGGATACCAGAGCCAGATTGTAAACGAATATTGCCAGGATATCCTTTTTGGAATTCCCAGTCCCCATACTATGAGGGTAGACCTCGGTGTACTTGATCCCGAGTACGTGAATGTGCTCCCTAATGGACACGAACCATTTATCGGCTTTGCCATGGTCCAGCTTGCCCGAAAACCGGAATGGCAGGAGAAAGCAAAAACTGCAGGGGCAAAGGGCCTGAGGGTTATTGCCAGCATTGAAACAGGGCAGGAAATGATCCAGAGATGGGAGGAAGATAATGCTTTCTACGGATTTACCGGCAACTGGATTTCCCAGGAAGCGGTATTTGCAAGCGGAAGTGTGGATCTCTTTGCAGCAGATATGAATTGTTCTCTTCCTGTTGCTCCCCTTTATGCCGAGAAATACAATTTTAAACTCATGCCTGTGAGTGAGCTTGTGGCCTTTGAAGGCATAGAGGAACGCCTGAACTATAATCCCACCGAAGCCGAAAAGCAGGCAGCACAACTCCTGGATATGGCGATTGAAAATTTCAAAAAACGAAAAAGCTCGATAGAATCGGTTTCCAAGCTCCCTATGAAAGAAGCCGTGGTAGGCTTTTCAAATGAGAGCATCCTTGCAGCGCTTGGAGGCAGCTTTGATCCTCTCCTTGATGCTATAAAAAACGGAGCAATTAAAGGAATTGTGGGGATGGTGTCCTGTACTACCTTAAGGGACTACGGTCAGGATGTACACAGCGTTGCTGTAGTAAAAGAGCTGATCAAAAGAAATATCCTTGTTCTGTCCCTTGGTTGCGGGAATGGGGCCATGCAGGTGGCAGGCCTCTGTATCCCTGAAGCCAGAGAATTTGCAGGAGACAGTCTAAAAGCCGTATGCAAAGCCCTGGGCATCCCACCAGTACTCAGCTTTGGGACCTGTACTGACACGGGTAGGCTTGCCGACCTCCTCGGAGCCATCTCCGGAGCTCTAGGAGGAGTTCCAGTTCCGGATCTGCCGGTTGCGGCTGCAGCCCCTGAGTATATGGAACAAAAAGCCACAATAGATGCGATCTTTGCTCTGGCCCTCGGGCTCTATACTTATGTGAACCCGGTCCCGACAGTCACAGGCGCCCCGAATCTGGTCAAACTGCTTACCGAAGACTGCCGGGAAGTTACAGGCGGGGTCATGAATGTGGAAAAAGATGCAGTAAAAGCTGTTGATGGGATAGAACAACATATCATGGAAAAGAGAAAAAAGCTTGGAATCTAA
- a CDS encoding metal-dependent hydrolase — translation MAGVMITWLGHSAFLFEADKKLLIDPFISGNPLAPCSPEELNPDIIAVTHGHRDHLGDTIEIGKRSGCRIITVHEVANYIKSKGVFAEGMGKGGTVNVEGIKLTMTEALHSSSIDASGFSFDGGSPAGFIIRINGHSIYHAGDTGVFGDMKLIGELYEPELALLPIGDKFTMGIKEATKAVELIQPKIVIPMHYSTFDVIKQDPEEFKRAVEAKVDTKVIIMKPGESIKL, via the coding sequence ATGGCTGGCGTAATGATTACCTGGCTCGGGCATTCGGCTTTTTTGTTCGAAGCTGATAAGAAATTGTTGATCGATCCTTTTATTTCAGGGAACCCACTGGCTCCGTGCAGCCCTGAAGAACTGAACCCCGACATAATAGCTGTGACTCACGGACACCGCGATCACCTTGGAGATACGATCGAAATCGGAAAACGGTCTGGATGCCGGATAATCACCGTTCATGAGGTTGCAAACTATATCAAATCAAAAGGAGTTTTTGCAGAGGGTATGGGCAAGGGAGGTACAGTAAATGTAGAAGGCATAAAGCTGACCATGACCGAAGCGCTCCATTCCTCTTCAATCGATGCTTCGGGTTTTAGTTTCGATGGTGGCTCCCCGGCAGGTTTCATTATACGAATCAACGGACATTCCATCTACCACGCCGGAGACACTGGGGTTTTCGGGGACATGAAACTCATAGGTGAACTCTATGAACCTGAACTGGCCCTCCTGCCCATAGGCGACAAATTTACAATGGGCATAAAAGAAGCTACAAAAGCCGTAGAACTAATTCAGCCCAAAATTGTAATTCCTATGCACTATAGCACATTTGACGTAATAAAACAGGACCCTGAAGAGTTTAAAAGAGCAGTTGAGGCAAAAGTCGACACAAAAGTCATTATCATGAAACCCGGAGAATCAATAAAGCTTTAA
- a CDS encoding DUF2117 family protein: MKIGLVIHGPEVIDSGEAKRVFEKFSCVGKVEAKLGGTMGKVAVLDAGLENIIDISQHQKPSVCIESLFETSDLVCLLNRGKTIETGKAFGEMVAARLREPEIKPLIQIESPESTDGILIPLNKKAGEYGEYLEKLSEILGLPVESPLPLQSSRVQNSVLVEKCPATGKIQVIRKLSGVFPGEKILVNGIVIGKAFSSRVSIISENGFIVAIEGGEIKEHGLEKLHNYEKRYPVDLAKAWVKSGGLRRSNFSPLQARKPNVCGRVSVFPSRPAAGRVVLIDHAAEDTFELVNDAELVVTIGDDTTTIAGDILSRLGIPILGITDGDCDRLACQTAIFPGSIVLRLAAGNDDILGKKLKQELLGGENSAVLGDIYAFKEDVIKLAEPLIEAVFEY; this comes from the coding sequence ATGAAAATCGGTCTGGTAATTCATGGTCCCGAAGTGATTGATTCGGGAGAGGCTAAAAGAGTTTTTGAAAAATTTTCCTGTGTGGGCAAAGTCGAGGCGAAGCTTGGCGGAACAATGGGAAAAGTAGCTGTCCTGGATGCCGGACTTGAAAACATTATAGACATAAGTCAGCACCAGAAGCCAAGTGTCTGCATTGAATCGCTTTTTGAAACATCAGACCTTGTATGCCTCCTGAACCGAGGAAAAACCATTGAAACCGGGAAGGCATTTGGAGAAATGGTTGCTGCCCGGCTTAGAGAGCCGGAGATAAAACCTCTTATCCAGATCGAAAGCCCGGAAAGTACCGATGGAATTCTGATACCTCTTAATAAAAAAGCAGGAGAATACGGAGAATATCTTGAGAAGCTTTCTGAAATCCTGGGGCTTCCTGTGGAAAGTCCTTTGCCCCTTCAAAGTTCGAGAGTTCAAAATTCTGTTCTTGTAGAAAAGTGCCCGGCAACAGGCAAAATCCAGGTTATACGCAAGCTTTCAGGCGTTTTTCCAGGAGAAAAGATTCTGGTAAACGGAATCGTGATTGGAAAAGCCTTTTCTTCCAGAGTAAGCATAATTTCAGAAAACGGATTTATTGTCGCAATCGAAGGGGGAGAAATAAAAGAGCATGGGCTCGAAAAACTTCATAATTATGAAAAAAGATACCCTGTTGACCTTGCAAAAGCCTGGGTAAAAAGCGGCGGCCTGAGAAGAAGCAATTTCTCTCCCCTGCAAGCCCGGAAACCTAACGTGTGCGGCAGAGTATCGGTTTTTCCTTCCAGGCCAGCCGCAGGAAGAGTCGTACTTATAGACCATGCTGCAGAAGATACTTTTGAACTGGTTAACGATGCCGAACTTGTAGTTACCATAGGAGACGATACCACAACAATAGCAGGCGATATTCTCTCCAGGCTTGGAATTCCCATTCTCGGGATCACGGATGGAGATTGTGACAGGCTTGCTTGCCAAACGGCCATTTTTCCAGGTTCTATTGTGCTCAGGCTGGCAGCGGGAAACGATGACATTTTGGGTAAAAAACTGAAGCAGGAACTTCTAGGGGGAGAAAACTCTGCGGTTTTAGGAGATATATACGCTTTTAAAGAAGATGTGA